The Polaribacter sp. HaHaR_3_91 genomic sequence CCCGCAGTAGATTATGTTAAAAAAGACATTTTACGCTTAGTAGAGACACTAGAATGGAAACAATAAACAAGGCTTAAAACTTCCTACCAAATCCCATAGTTTCTTTAATAGAAAACACTCATGTAAAAAATTTATCCTTTTTACTTTTAGCAACGCTTTCTATAAGTGCCTCTGCTATTTTAGGAAAATACATTGCTTTACCACCAGAAGTAATTATTTTATGTAGAGCTAGTTTTGCCGCCGTTCTAATCTATATTTTTTGTAAAATCAAGAAAATAGATTTAAAAATAAAATCGAAAAAAGATTATTCTTCTTTTGCTGTAAATGGTTTTTTCTTAGGCGCACATTGGGTTACCTATTTTTATGCTTTAAAACGATCTAACGTTGCTTTAGGAATGTTATCTCTATATACTTTTCCTGTAATGGCTGCTCTTTTAGAACCCTTTTTCTCTAAATAAAATTCATGTTTTATTAGGTATCCTTGCATTAATTAGAGTATATATTTTAGTGCCAGATTTTTCTTTAGAAAATGATGAATCTAAAGGAGTTTTACTAGGTATTCTTTCTGCTTTCTGTTATGCTTTAAGAAACTTAACCACCAAAAAGCACGTAACCAACTATAATGGGAGTACAATTATGTTGTACCAATTAATTATTGTGACTCTTTTATTAATTCTCATTTTATTTTTTAGTGATTTTTCTAACTTTGAAAGTCAATTACCTTTACTATTATTAATTGCCTTGTTATCAACAGCCATTGGCCACACTATGATGATTCACTCTTTAAAACACTTCTCTGTTGCTACTGCTAGTATAATTAGCAGTGTTCAACCTATTTTTGGGATTATTATTGCCTATATTTTTGTAAATGAAATACCTAGTGTAAATACGATTATTGGTGGAAACCTAATATTATTAACAGTGATTGTTAAAAGTGTAAGAAGTAGAAAGTAAAATTACAAACCACTATTCTCCACGTCTAATTTGGCTAACGTCTTGTATTTATTCCCCTAAAAAAATGAAATAAAACTATTTTTACAAGATAATAGTGCCTATAACACAACAAAAACCGAAACACGTTATATAGAATCATTAAAAATAACATCTCTTTTTTTAATTATTACTATTATCAACACCTAAGAATTAACACATTTACATCAAAAGTAGCCTTAAAAAAATAATTCATCAAATTCATTAAGTTTATTTAGACTGATTACAAATAGCTTTATATTTGTCGAAAAATAAAACGAATGCCATCTTTTTTTAAAACACTTTTACTGCTACTTATATCATATACCGCTTTTGGTCAAGAAGGAGATTTTTACGGAAAAGTAACAGTTGATAACAATGAACCGGGTATAGATGTTTTTGTAGTTATAAAAGGAGATCACTTTTACAAAGAGACTGTTACAGATTTTAAAGGAGAATTCTATATAAAATCTGTTCCTTACGGAACCCATAAAATTCAATTCCATTCCTTAAACTCAAAGTCTAAAACAATTACCACTCAACTCAATTCTAATAAGAAGAAAGTAAATGTTTTATTAGAAAGTATAAAGAATCTGTTAGATGAAGTACGTATAACAACAAAAACAGAAGAAACTAAAAAAGAAACCCAAGGTTTTGCAGTAAATGTTATAAAAACTGAAGAAGCCGGTCTTAGAAACGTTCAAACAAACGATTTATTAAACACTACTGTTGGCGTAAAAATTCGTCAGAATGGTGGTTTAGGATCAGAAGTTAGTTATAGTTTAAATGGATTATCGGGTAATGCTGTACGAATTTTTATTGACGGAATTCCTAGTTCTATGTACGGATCTTCTTACAATCTAAACAGTATCCCGCCTTCCATGATTAAAAATATTGAAGTGTATAAAGGAGTGGTTCCTGGACATTTGACAGATGATGCTTTAGGAGGCGCCATTAACATCGTACTTCGTAATGACACTAAAACAAATTTAAACGCATCTGTTTCATACGGATCATTCAACACCCTGCAAGCTAACGTTAATGGCTTATATCGTTTTGAAGAAACTGGGTTTACTGTAAAATCTTCTATATTTCATAATTATTCTGATAATGACTACGAAGTATCTGGAAGAAGTGTTGTAGATACAGGCTTAGGAGGTGTACAAACTCCAATTACTGCAAAAAGATTTAATGACGCCTATAGATCTACAGGCGGAATGTTTCAAGCTGGTTTTACAGATGTAAAATGGGCAGACCAGTTTTTTGTTGGTTTTAATGCTTCTAAAGACTACAAAGAGGTGCAACACGGGGCTTTTATGACTATCACACCTTATAAAGACCGTTTTTTAGAATCGGATGCTTTGTTGGCAAACATAATTTATCAGAAGAAAAATCTTTTCACCAAAGGGCTAGATGTAAAAATAAACGGATTGTACGGAAAAAGAAACCGTGCTATTAACGATACCGTTGCTTGGGCTTATAGTTGGACTGGAGATAGAGCCATCGACTTTAGAGGTAACGAATACAAATATACTTGGGGATCTCAACAAGAAGGAGGACCAACATTGGCCAAAATTAAAAGAAAAGTAGCCTCTATTAGAACTGGTGTGTCTTATGATTTTAATGATCACCATAAAATTTTAGTAAACCATGTTTACAGCGGAGTTGACAGAGAAGACAGCGATGTTTTAGTTTCTGTATTAGAAAACACCTTTAAAGGCACAAGAAATATTGACAAAAACATCTATTCTTTAACCTATGAATTTAAAGCTTTTGATAATAGACTAAGAACAAGCATATTCGGAAAACATTATCAACAAAAAACGACCAGTATAGATCCTGAAATCCAAACAGATAGAAACGGAAATAAAAGTATCGTTGATGAAATTATAAGCAGCAATAACAAAAAAGACGGATACGGTTTTGCAGCTTCATATGCTATTTCTCCAAAAGTTACATTATTAACTTCTGCGGAAAAAGCTGTTCGTTTACCAGATGAAACTGAAGTTTTTGGTAATGATGGTGATAATGTTGTAGCAAACTCAACTATTAAACCCGAACAAAGTAACAACTATAACTTAGGTTTTAGATTTGGTACATTTAACATAAAAGATCATGATTTCTCTATCTCTACAAATGTATTTACAAGAAACATTAAAGACAGAATTGGTTTACCAATAGAAACATCTTTTAATGTTGATGACGAATTAATTATATACGTAAACCAAGGAACTGCAACCTCTAAAGGGATAGACGCACAATTAAATTACACCTATGATAGAAATTTTGGAGTAAATTTTAATGTGTCTCGTTTCGATTTACAAATTATAGATAACAATATAGAAATAGATGTACCAAACACACCTTTTTTTACCATGAATGGTAGTTTACGCTACTCTTTTAAAGATTTGATACAGAAAAAATCTAGACTAAACCTATTTTACTCGATGTACTTTACAGATGAGTTTTCATACCTAGTTCCTCAAGGTTCTAATACAGTTGGTAATGATTTTTTTGAAGTACCGAAACAATTTTCTCAAGATTTTGGTCTGAGTTATTCTTTTCCAAACAAAAAACTTGTTGCTAGTTTCGATATTAAAAACATATTTGACAAACCTGTATTCGATAATTTATCTGTACAAAAACCAGGTAGAGCTTTTTACATAAAATTAAATTACACAATCAATAAATTTAACTAAATAAAATAAAAATGAAAAGATTTTTTTTAAACCACAAAGCATTAGCCCTTGTATTATCATTAGGCCTATTTACGGCATGTAGCGAAGATGTTAGCGATGACCCAATTGATACCCCAGAACCAGATGCTACTAGATGGATAACAATTGCTGGAGCTAAAATGGGAGACAATCCTGGAGACGGAAATGGCGGAACACTAATTTACAGTGTATCTAGTGAAGATGCAAAAGACCCAACAGTGTCTATAGACCCTTTCGAAAATGGTTTTATTGCACCTTCAAACAGAACTGCTAGATTACAAGCTTCGGAAGACGGAGGTACAATTTTTAATATAAGCTACGCAGGAGATACAGGTGGTAACTACACTAAATATACTGTAGAAGGTGGTCAAAATTTTACACCAACAGGTACAGAAGTAAGTATTGCTCCTTATGTAGGAACTGCTCCAAGATGGATAAAATTATTTGATGGTGACAAAACAGGATCTGCTGTATACGTATCTACAGAACACCAAGTTGATGATAACGGAACACCAGATGATGTAACAGACGATGTTTATACAAATACAGAAGCTACCATAGGTGTAGTAACTTTAGATTTAGAAAACTCTTTAATAAAAGGGTTTGAAGAGCATGTTGTGCCTTTAAGCGCAGAAGAAGAAGCTGCTGGTTATTATTTCTCTAGAATTGATATGCCTACTTTAAACGCAGCTGGAGATAAATTATATATCGGTGGTCGTTTAAGTAAAGTAGACCCAAGTACCGTAGAAAGTGATAGCGATTATGAAATTTTAGGTTCTAAAACCATCGTTTTAGATTACCCATCATTAGACAACCCAACAGTAATCACTTCTACTGTAGGACATGGAAACACAAACGGATACAGAAGTATTAATGCTTTTGAATATAACGGAAGTGTTTACCAAGCAAACCAAAGTGATCCAGAAGGTTCTCATATTTTAAAAATTGGAGCTAATAATGAATATGACAATTCTTACGACTTTAATTTAGATGATGCTCTAGGTGTAACAGGAGCTTATGTTCTTGCTTGGAGACCTGCAGCAAACGGAAAAGCAGTATTAGCTTACCGTCATGAAGGTTCTGCTGATGGTTTAGCAGGAGCTCAAGGATTTTTTGCTTTGATTGATTTAAATGCTAAAACAGCTGTAAAAATTGAAGATATTCCTTATGATCCAGATTTTTACTTATTTCAATACCAAGGTTTTGCGGTTGATGGAAATGAAATCTATTTAACGCAAGCGCCTGTTGGACAAAACGGGAACATTTATGTTGTAGATACTGAAAGTGGTGCTGTAACTAAAGGTGCTGAGTTAGTAAACACAACAGGAAGTCACTTTATTGGGGCTTGGTAATCTAAAAATAATGCCAAATAAAAAGGACGTAAATTAATTTTTACGTCCTTTTTTTTATTTTAAAATAGATAATAATTAGACTTCTATTACAAAGTGCCAGCAAACAAGTTTAGCCCTGATTGAACGGTTTGTCTGAGCTCTTTTTTATTGTCCGTTCGAGTGAATTTTGAAGAATGAAAAATTTGTATCGAGAAAGAGCAATAAAAAAAGCGAGTAGTGAAAGCAGGAAACAGCCTCTAAAACAACTCTTTATTACTTATATCTAAATAATTACGCTTTACAAAAGATAAAATAGTATCTAAAATTTCACCCATATTATTACAGTCTTTAAACTTTACATCTCCCACATATTTCATTAATTGCTTCTTTAACAATGCTATGTTTTCTGGATATGAAATGGTATCATTTTTCATGCAAGCTATAAGCCTCTCCGTTCTTCTTGGCGCAGTAATCATCCGTTTTGCCATAAAGGAGCGTTCTTCTATTTTGTATTGTTCAATAGAACTATTTTGTAATTTTTTACCCACCATTTCCACCATTTTAAAGTTCTCCTTCATAAATTGTAGGTTGTAAACTTTTAAATTCCCTTCAAAAGATTGTTGATCGAAATCTATGGCTCTAATTTTATAAATGATGCTAAAAAAATCGTGTGTTGGCGTAACCACATAATTGTAAGAGCGCATATCCCCTAACAAACGAACCAAACAACGTTCTTTAAACTTTACAAACTCTTTGGCTATTTGCGACTTTTCTGATTCTGTACATTTTGGCAAGAAGTTCTTGATAAAATCATCTCCCGGAATCCCTACAATATGTTCTTCTATTAGTGTGTCTTTATACACCAAAAAATTGATGTTGTGAGGAGATAATATATGCTCCAACTCTAAACCATAGACACGAGAAGCATCTGCTTTTTTTACATAGAAATACGTAAAATTATCATTTAAAATATTTCTTACTTTTATTCTAAACGGTTTAGAATTACCAAACGTACAGTAATCTATAGCATCAACATTTAAAAATGACAAGGTTGCATCACTTCCATCAGAAAGCAACATCATGTATATTTTTTTTAAGCTATTGTCTATCTCTATTCGGTCCCATTCAGAATAATAAGTACGTATCCAAAGTGTGTCTTCATCATTATTATCATACACAGTTACAGAGCCTTGAAAACGCAATAAATCATCATAAAAAATTGGAATTTTTACATTCCTTTTGTATTTTTTTAAGTAATCGCTCAACATATCATTAATAGGAAATGTTGGTTTCTTTTTAGACATTAACTTTCTTTCTACCTTCATAGTTTCAAAAATAGGAATTATTAAGCAAGTTCAAACATCTTTCCTGGTAAAGGTTTGGTAACACCTTTTAATTCTAACTGCAATAATATAGATGATAATTGATAAATTGGAATATTACATTCTAATGATATAACATCTAATAACTGTTGCCCTTTATCATGTAATAAATCATGAATTTTTTGCTCGTTCTCGTTTAATTCTACAAATAGTTGTTTTTGAATTGGTTTCGTTTTTTCTTGAACATCCCAATTCAACATTTTCACAATATCGGAAGCAGAACTCAATAAATGCGCCCTATTATTTTTTATTAAATTATTACATCCTTTACTATAAATATCTGTGGTTCTACCAGGAACCGCAAATACATCTTTGTTATAAGAATTTGCTATATCAGCTGTTACTAAAGAACCTCCTTTTGAGGCAGATTCTATAATAATGGTCGCTTTAGAAATACCCGCTACAATTCGGTTTCTTTTTAAGAAATTTTCTCTTAAAGGAGATTCTTCACTCCAAAACTCCGTTAAAAAACCTCCATTTTCATTTACTTGATTTATATATTTCTTATGTACCTTCGGATAAATTTGCTCGAAACCATGTGCTAAAACAGCAATGGTTTGCAACTTGTGTTCTATAGCTGCTTTATGTGCACAAATATCTACACCGTATGCAAAACCACTTACAATAATGGGATTATAAACGGCTATTTCTTTAATTAATTGATTACAAAAGTCACGACCATAAGAACTAATATTTCTGGTACCAACAATAGAAATAATTCTTTGATTAGAAAAATCGATATTGCCATCTTTAAACAATAAAATAGGGCTATCAATACAATGTTGAAGGTTTTTAGGATAATCATCATCTAAAAAATAAAAATGTTCAATATTATTATCTTGAATGTATTTTAATTCTTGTTGGGCTAATTCAATATTTTTTGCATCAAACAGATGTTTTAAAGCATGACTACCAATTCCGTTAATTTTTGAGAGTATCGCTGTCTTTTCTTTAAAGACCTGCTCTACATCTCCCACATTTACAATAAGTTTTTTGGCTAAAATATCGCCAATAGCTTTACACTTTTGTAATCTTAAGACCGCTAATAATTTTTCTTCTTTCAATTTGGTAACAATTTGAATACCAATATATAAAATATTTGTTGATAAAATTGTTAAGAAATTGTTTTTCAAAACGCCTTAATTTCTATATTTGTTCTAATGAAATTAGCAACTTACATAAACGATTTACTGTACAGATACGACTGCGTAATTGTACCTGACTTTGGAGGATTTGTAACCAATAAAATTGGTGCAAAAGCCAATAATTTTACACATACTTTTACACCACCTACTAAACAGGTTACTTTTAATAGTTTGTTAAAACACAATGATGGTTTATTAGCTAATTATATTGCTTCTGCAGAAAACATTTCTTTCGAAAAAGCTTCTACTGCTATTTCATTATCTGTTATTAAGTGGCAAAATGAACTACAGTCTAACACTGTACAAATTGATAGTTTAGGTGTTTTGTCTTTAAATGAAGAAAAACAAATTATTTTTGAACCGAATGCTGCTGTTAATTACTTAACGGAATCTTTTGGTTTAGACTCCGTAACATCTTCTGCTATTTCTAGATTTAAAGAACAAGTAAAACCTTTGAATCCTCTTCCTGTAAAAGAAGAGCGCAAAAGAGGAATACCTGCATTTATAAAATATGCTGCAACTGCTGCTATTTTACTAACTCTAGGTTATGCTGGCTATAATGGTTATGAAAATAATCTACAAAAAGAAAACTTAGCGAATCAAGAAAAAGCAATTCAGAAAAAAATACAAGCTGCTACTTTTGTTATTTCTAATCCTTTACCAACTATTAACTTAAATGTTGTTAAAGAAGTAGCGAAACCTTTTCATATTGTTGCCGGCGCTTTTCAATTTGCAGAAAATGCAGAAAAAAGAGTAGAAGAATTAAAAGCAAAAGGATTTGATGCTAAGATAATTGGCGTTAACAAATGGGGACTTACTCAAGTTACTTTTAACAGTTACGCTAGCCGAAATGAAGCTACTAACAACCTTTATAGAATTCAGAAAACAGTATCTAAAGATGCTTGGTTACTTGTTGAAAAGTTAGATTAATTCTACTTTTCTTTAACAATTTTAAACCTCATTTTTTAATAAGCGATTGCTATCTTTGCAAAAAAACATTTTTTGATGGAAGTAAAAACGCCGAAAGAATCTTTAACAATACTTACCGACTTAGTTTTACCTGGGGAAACCAATTATTTAGACAACCTTTTTGGTGGTGAATTACTTGCTAGAATGGATAGAGCTTGTAGCATTGCTGCTAGAAGACACTCCAGAAGAATTGTAGTTACAGCCTCTGTAAACCATGTTGCTTTTAGTAAAGCAATACCTGTTGGTAGTGTAGTTACAATAGAAGCTAAGGTATCTAGAGCGTTTAACTCTTCTATGGAAACCTATGTAGATGTTTGGACAGAAGACAGACAATCTGGATCTAGAACTAAAGTAAACGAAGGTATTTACACGTTTGTTGCCGTAGATGAAACAGGAAAACCTGTTGCTATTCCTCAAATTAGACCAGAAACAGATTTAGAACTAACACGCTTTGAAGGAGCTTTAAGACGTAAAGAGTTAAGTTTAGTTTTAGCAGGAAAACTAAAGCCTGGAGATGCGACTGCCTTAAAAGCAGTATTTAGTTAAATACTATAATTATGGAATTTTACAATTATAAAATCATATCATCAATAGCAATTATAGTTGTTGCTTTTTTAATTCGCTTTGTAATTACCAATTCTTTAAGGAAAATTCAAGTAAAATTTGGGTTTCAAAAAGCTAGAATTATTTTAACAAATAAAATAATTTCAGTGCTTATTTACATTACTATAATTGTATTTGTATCTTTTGTTTGGGGAGTAGACGAGAAACAATTATTAGTTTACGTTTCTTCCTTTTTAACCATTTTAGGTATTGCTTTTTTTGCACAATGGTCTATTCTTTCTAATATTACTGCTGGCTTAATTTTATTTATAAATTATCCTGTAAAAATTGGAGACACCATTACTATTCTAGAAAAAGATAATAATATTACAGGTGAAATTAGAGATATTGGTGCATTTTTTATCACTTTAAGAACATTAGAAAAAGAATTAATAACCATTCCTAATGCAGTTATTCTTCAGAAAAACATTAAGTACTCTCCTCAACCAGAATAGTCATCATTTAACCTTTCCAGTAAAGATTCTTATTAAGATTAAATAGTTAAAGGTTATCACAAAAAAAGAAGCGCAAATCTAAATTTGCGCTTCTTTCTTTTTTACTAATAGCAATAAGATAAAATTAAGCCATTTGGCCTTTATGTTTACCTTCATATACTTCTTCTACTAACTTAGCATTAAATGCAGGTAAATCATCAGGATTCCTACTAGTAACTAATCCTTTATCTACAACTACTTCTTCATCAACCCAATTTGCTCCAGCATTTATAAGATCTGTTTTAATTGAGCTGTATGAAGTTATATTTCTTCCTTTTAAGACGTCTGCTTCCGCCAATAACCAAGGTCCATGGCAAATAGCTCCAACAGGTTTATGATGCTCAAAAAAGGATTTCACAAAATGAACTGCATCTTCATTATTACGTAATAAGTCTGGGTTTATAACTCCACCAGGCAACATCAATGCATTGTAGTTTTCTTGAGACACCTCTTTTAAAGTTTTATCTACTTTATACGTTTCTCCCCAATTACCTTCATTCCAAGATTTTATTTCTCCAGATTCTAAAGACACAATGTGCACCTCTGCACCTGCTTCCTCTAAAGCTTTCTTTGGTTCTCTTAATTCACTTTCTTCAAATCCATTAGTTGCTAATATTGCAACGGTCTTTCTGTTTAAGTTTTCCATTTTAATAAAATTTTAATTAATATAAAAAATTTGTAAATTCTTGTACAAACTTAATTATATACCAGCGTTCTTATATGTGGTATCAAATTCTATTTTAACGCAAATACTATCTTAAGTAATTATCTTCTTAGAATCCAAGAAGAAGGATTTAAACGTGTTGTATTTTTAAACAATACAAAAACTAATTTTGTTTTTTTAGAAACCTTATCCGTAAAAACCTGACCAATTGCTTGTCCTGTTATTATAACATCTCCTTTTTTAACAGTTACTTTTTCTAAGTTGTTGTATGATGAAATATAATTACCATGTTGTATTAAAACATTTTTTCTTCCTTCTGCACTCACCAAAATATTTAAAACTCTACCATTAAAAATAGATTGCGCTTTTATACCTTGTTTAGTTACAATATGTAAACCGGTACCATTAACGGTAATTCCAGGAAATGAGGGATGCGGCTGTGTACCAAACCTTCTAACCACAATACCTTCGCTTACAGGCCAAGGTAATTTACCTTTATTTAATTCAAATTTTGCTGCTAAAGCCTTTGCTTCCGGACTTAAAATAAACTCATTTTTCTTAACAACAGTTGGTTTACTATTACTAGGTTTATCCTTTAGTTTCGCTCTTGCAATTCTATTTGCTCGCTCAATTTCTTCACGGATTTTTCTATCAATTTGTACAGTAACTCTTTTCTCTTCTTTAACCTTACTTTGAAGCTCTTTTTTATAACTACTTTCTTTCTTCTTAATAGCAGCTAATAACTTCTCTTGATTCCTTTTATCTTCTTCAATTTCCTTTTTTTGTTCATTTTCAGATGCAATTAACTTATCTTTTAAGGATTTTTGAACCAATAAAGAGTCATTTACAGATTGTACTTCATTTGCATGAATAACAATTTCTTCTCCTTGCTTTTTTCTATAAGCAGTATATTGTTTCATATACTCAAACCTTTTATAAGCTTGGTGAAAGTTTTGTGAAGAAAGTAAAAACATCATTCTACTTTGTTGAAATTTACTTTTGTACGATTTTAAAATAATATCTGCATAGTCTGCTTTTAAATCTGCTAACTTCTTTTTTAATTTTTTTAACTCAGTTTCATTAGCACGAATCTCTTTTGATAATATTCTTGCTTCTGCGTTAATTATAGCAATCAATTTAGCCCTAACACTTATTTTTCTATTTAAATCGTTTAGGTCTTCTAACGCATTATCTACTTTTTTCTTTTCTTTAAAAAGCAACGAGTTTACTTGCTTA encodes the following:
- a CDS encoding type 1 glutamine amidotransferase domain-containing protein; this encodes MENLNRKTVAILATNGFEESELREPKKALEEAGAEVHIVSLESGEIKSWNEGNWGETYKVDKTLKEVSQENYNALMLPGGVINPDLLRNNEDAVHFVKSFFEHHKPVGAICHGPWLLAEADVLKGRNITSYSSIKTDLINAGANWVDEEVVVDKGLVTSRNPDDLPAFNAKLVEEVYEGKHKGQMA
- the dprA gene encoding DNA-processing protein DprA, with product MKEEKLLAVLRLQKCKAIGDILAKKLIVNVGDVEQVFKEKTAILSKINGIGSHALKHLFDAKNIELAQQELKYIQDNNIEHFYFLDDDYPKNLQHCIDSPILLFKDGNIDFSNQRIISIVGTRNISSYGRDFCNQLIKEIAVYNPIIVSGFAYGVDICAHKAAIEHKLQTIAVLAHGFEQIYPKVHKKYINQVNENGGFLTEFWSEESPLRENFLKRNRIVAGISKATIIIESASKGGSLVTADIANSYNKDVFAVPGRTTDIYSKGCNNLIKNNRAHLLSSASDIVKMLNWDVQEKTKPIQKQLFVELNENEQKIHDLLHDKGQQLLDVISLECNIPIYQLSSILLQLELKGVTKPLPGKMFELA
- a CDS encoding DMT family transporter; the protein is MPDFSLENDESKGVLLGILSAFCYALRNLTTKKHVTNYNGSTIMLYQLIIVTLLLILILFFSDFSNFESQLPLLLLIALLSTAIGHTMMIHSLKHFSVATASIISSVQPIFGIIIAYIFVNEIPSVNTIIGGNLILLTVIVKSVRSRK
- a CDS encoding SPOR domain-containing protein, which gives rise to MKLATYINDLLYRYDCVIVPDFGGFVTNKIGAKANNFTHTFTPPTKQVTFNSLLKHNDGLLANYIASAENISFEKASTAISLSVIKWQNELQSNTVQIDSLGVLSLNEEKQIIFEPNAAVNYLTESFGLDSVTSSAISRFKEQVKPLNPLPVKEERKRGIPAFIKYAATAAILLTLGYAGYNGYENNLQKENLANQEKAIQKKIQAATFVISNPLPTINLNVVKEVAKPFHIVAGAFQFAENAEKRVEELKAKGFDAKIIGVNKWGLTQVTFNSYASRNEATNNLYRIQKTVSKDAWLLVEKLD
- a CDS encoding EamA family transporter; protein product: MALPPEVIILCRASFAAVLIYIFCKIKKIDLKIKSKKDYSSFAVNGFFLGAHWVTYFYALKRSNVALGMLSLYTFPVMAALLEPFFSK
- a CDS encoding TonB-dependent receptor; translation: MPSFFKTLLLLLISYTAFGQEGDFYGKVTVDNNEPGIDVFVVIKGDHFYKETVTDFKGEFYIKSVPYGTHKIQFHSLNSKSKTITTQLNSNKKKVNVLLESIKNLLDEVRITTKTEETKKETQGFAVNVIKTEEAGLRNVQTNDLLNTTVGVKIRQNGGLGSEVSYSLNGLSGNAVRIFIDGIPSSMYGSSYNLNSIPPSMIKNIEVYKGVVPGHLTDDALGGAINIVLRNDTKTNLNASVSYGSFNTLQANVNGLYRFEETGFTVKSSIFHNYSDNDYEVSGRSVVDTGLGGVQTPITAKRFNDAYRSTGGMFQAGFTDVKWADQFFVGFNASKDYKEVQHGAFMTITPYKDRFLESDALLANIIYQKKNLFTKGLDVKINGLYGKRNRAINDTVAWAYSWTGDRAIDFRGNEYKYTWGSQQEGGPTLAKIKRKVASIRTGVSYDFNDHHKILVNHVYSGVDREDSDVLVSVLENTFKGTRNIDKNIYSLTYEFKAFDNRLRTSIFGKHYQQKTTSIDPEIQTDRNGNKSIVDEIISSNNKKDGYGFAASYAISPKVTLLTSAEKAVRLPDETEVFGNDGDNVVANSTIKPEQSNNYNLGFRFGTFNIKDHDFSISTNVFTRNIKDRIGLPIETSFNVDDELIIYVNQGTATSKGIDAQLNYTYDRNFGVNFNVSRFDLQIIDNNIEIDVPNTPFFTMNGSLRYSFKDLIQKKSRLNLFYSMYFTDEFSYLVPQGSNTVGNDFFEVPKQFSQDFGLSYSFPNKKLVASFDIKNIFDKPVFDNLSVQKPGRAFYIKLNYTINKFN
- a CDS encoding mechanosensitive ion channel domain-containing protein, which codes for MEFYNYKIISSIAIIVVAFLIRFVITNSLRKIQVKFGFQKARIILTNKIISVLIYITIIVFVSFVWGVDEKQLLVYVSSFLTILGIAFFAQWSILSNITAGLILFINYPVKIGDTITILEKDNNITGEIRDIGAFFITLRTLEKELITIPNAVILQKNIKYSPQPE
- a CDS encoding acyl-CoA thioesterase; translated protein: MEVKTPKESLTILTDLVLPGETNYLDNLFGGELLARMDRACSIAARRHSRRIVVTASVNHVAFSKAIPVGSVVTIEAKVSRAFNSSMETYVDVWTEDRQSGSRTKVNEGIYTFVAVDETGKPVAIPQIRPETDLELTRFEGALRRKELSLVLAGKLKPGDATALKAVFS
- a CDS encoding murein hydrolase activator EnvC, encoding MKSRNFYIPVLIFFLSVFSVFGQTRKQLEEQRKKLNYEIKQVNSLLFKEKKKVDNALEDLNDLNRKISVRAKLIAIINAEARILSKEIRANETELKKLKKKLADLKADYADIILKSYKSKFQQSRMMFLLSSQNFHQAYKRFEYMKQYTAYRKKQGEEIVIHANEVQSVNDSLLVQKSLKDKLIASENEQKKEIEEDKRNQEKLLAAIKKKESSYKKELQSKVKEEKRVTVQIDRKIREEIERANRIARAKLKDKPSNSKPTVVKKNEFILSPEAKALAAKFELNKGKLPWPVSEGIVVRRFGTQPHPSFPGITVNGTGLHIVTKQGIKAQSIFNGRVLNILVSAEGRKNVLIQHGNYISSYNNLEKVTVKKGDVIITGQAIGQVFTDKVSKKTKLVFVLFKNTTRLNPSSWILRR